Proteins from a single region of Strix aluco isolate bStrAlu1 chromosome 5, bStrAlu1.hap1, whole genome shotgun sequence:
- the STK38L gene encoding serine/threonine-protein kinase 38-like isoform X2 produces the protein MAMTAGTTTSFPMSNHTRERVTVAKLTLENFYSNLIIQHEERETRQKKLEVAMEEEGLADEEKKLRRSQHARKETEFLRLKRTRLGLDDFESLKVIGRGAFGEVRLVQKKDTGHIYAMKILRKADMLEKEQVAHIRAERDILVEADGAWVVKMFYSFQDKRNLYLIMEFLPGGDMMTLLMKKDTLSEEETQFYISETVLAIDAIHQLGFIHRDIKPDNLLLDAKGHVKLSDFGLCTGLKKAHRTEFYRNLTHNPPSDFSFQNMNSKRKAETWKKNRRQLAYSTVGTPDYIAPEVFMQTGYNKLCDWWSLGVIMYEMLIGYPPFCSETPQETYRKVMNWKETLVFPPEVPISEKSKDLILRFCIDSENRIGSNGVEEIKSHPFFEGVDWGHIRERPAAIPIEIKSIDDTSNFDEFPESDILQPVPNTTEPDYKSKDWVFLNYTYKRFEGLTQRGSIPSYMKAGKL, from the exons ATGGCGATGACTGCAGGGACTACAACATCCTTTCCCATGAGTAACCACACCCGGGAGAGAGTGACGGTGGCCAAACTTACACTGGAGAACTTCTACAGCAATCTAATTATACAGCACGAAGAGAGAGAGACCAG GCAGAAGAAGCTGGAAGTGGCTATGGAAGAGGAAGGCCTTGCAGATGAGGAG AAAAAACTGCGTAGGTCACAACACGCTCGCAAAGAAACAGAATTTCTGCGACTGAAGAGGACTAGACTTGGCTTGGATGACTTTGAGTCTTTGAAAGTTATAGGAAGAGGAGCATTTGGGGAG GTACGCCTTGTTCAGAAGAAGGACACGGGTCATATTTATGCAATGAAGATACTAAGAAAAGCAGATATGCTGGAGAAAGAGCAG gtGGCCCATATTCGAGCAGAAAGAGATATTTTGGTTGAAGCAGATGGAGCCTGGGTAGTGAAAATGTTTTACAGCTTTCAGGATAAAAGAAATCTTTACCTAATCATGGAGTTCTTACCTGGAG GTGACATGATGACCTTACTAATGAAGAAAGACACCTTGTCAGAAGAGGAGACAcagttttacatttctgaaactgTGTTGGCCATAGATGCTATTCACCAGCTAGGATTCATCCACAGAGATATTAAACCGGATAATCTTCTGCTGGATGCCAAG ggtcaTGTAAAACTATCTGATTTTGGGCTATGCACAGGTTTAAAGAAAGCTCACAGAACAGAGTTCTACAGGAACCTTACACACAACCCACCAAGTGACTTCT CATTTCAGAATATGAActcaaagagaaaagcagaaacatggaAGAAGAACAGGCGACAGCTG gcatATTCTACTGTTGGAACCCCAGACTATATTGCACCAGAAGTATTCATGCAGACTGGGTACAACAAGCTGTGTGACTGGTGGTCTTTGGGAGTGATTATGTATGAAATGCTAATAG GGTATCCACCTTTCTGCTCAGAAACGCCACAAGAGACTTACAGGAAAGTTATGAACTGGAAAGAAACATTGGTATTTCCTCCAGAGGTGCCCATTTCAGAGAAATCAAAGGATTTAATTCTAAG GTTTTGTATTGACTCAGAAAATAGAATTGGTAGTAATGGAGTAGAGGAAATAAAAAGTCATCCGTTTTTTGAAGGAGTGGACTGGGGACATATCag GGAAAGACCAGCTGCAATCCCTATAGAAATCAAAAGTATTGATGATACTTCCAACTTCGATGAATTTCCTGAATCTGATATTTTACAACCAG TGCCAAACACAACGGAACCTGACTACAAATCCAAAGACTGGGTTTTCCTCAATTATACCTACAAGAGGTTCGAAGGGCTCACGCAGCGTGGCTCAATCCCTTCCTACATGAAAGCTGGGAAGTtgtga
- the STK38L gene encoding serine/threonine-protein kinase 38-like isoform X1: MTSTLASLVLWRYIFLICGQALLVHVTMAMTAGTTTSFPMSNHTRERVTVAKLTLENFYSNLIIQHEERETRQKKLEVAMEEEGLADEEKKLRRSQHARKETEFLRLKRTRLGLDDFESLKVIGRGAFGEVRLVQKKDTGHIYAMKILRKADMLEKEQVAHIRAERDILVEADGAWVVKMFYSFQDKRNLYLIMEFLPGGDMMTLLMKKDTLSEEETQFYISETVLAIDAIHQLGFIHRDIKPDNLLLDAKGHVKLSDFGLCTGLKKAHRTEFYRNLTHNPPSDFSFQNMNSKRKAETWKKNRRQLAYSTVGTPDYIAPEVFMQTGYNKLCDWWSLGVIMYEMLIGYPPFCSETPQETYRKVMNWKETLVFPPEVPISEKSKDLILRFCIDSENRIGSNGVEEIKSHPFFEGVDWGHIRERPAAIPIEIKSIDDTSNFDEFPESDILQPVPNTTEPDYKSKDWVFLNYTYKRFEGLTQRGSIPSYMKAGKL; the protein is encoded by the exons GTCCTCTGGAGGTACATTTTCCTCATTTGTGGACAAGCACTGCTGG TACATGTTACCATGGCGATGACTGCAGGGACTACAACATCCTTTCCCATGAGTAACCACACCCGGGAGAGAGTGACGGTGGCCAAACTTACACTGGAGAACTTCTACAGCAATCTAATTATACAGCACGAAGAGAGAGAGACCAG GCAGAAGAAGCTGGAAGTGGCTATGGAAGAGGAAGGCCTTGCAGATGAGGAG AAAAAACTGCGTAGGTCACAACACGCTCGCAAAGAAACAGAATTTCTGCGACTGAAGAGGACTAGACTTGGCTTGGATGACTTTGAGTCTTTGAAAGTTATAGGAAGAGGAGCATTTGGGGAG GTACGCCTTGTTCAGAAGAAGGACACGGGTCATATTTATGCAATGAAGATACTAAGAAAAGCAGATATGCTGGAGAAAGAGCAG gtGGCCCATATTCGAGCAGAAAGAGATATTTTGGTTGAAGCAGATGGAGCCTGGGTAGTGAAAATGTTTTACAGCTTTCAGGATAAAAGAAATCTTTACCTAATCATGGAGTTCTTACCTGGAG GTGACATGATGACCTTACTAATGAAGAAAGACACCTTGTCAGAAGAGGAGACAcagttttacatttctgaaactgTGTTGGCCATAGATGCTATTCACCAGCTAGGATTCATCCACAGAGATATTAAACCGGATAATCTTCTGCTGGATGCCAAG ggtcaTGTAAAACTATCTGATTTTGGGCTATGCACAGGTTTAAAGAAAGCTCACAGAACAGAGTTCTACAGGAACCTTACACACAACCCACCAAGTGACTTCT CATTTCAGAATATGAActcaaagagaaaagcagaaacatggaAGAAGAACAGGCGACAGCTG gcatATTCTACTGTTGGAACCCCAGACTATATTGCACCAGAAGTATTCATGCAGACTGGGTACAACAAGCTGTGTGACTGGTGGTCTTTGGGAGTGATTATGTATGAAATGCTAATAG GGTATCCACCTTTCTGCTCAGAAACGCCACAAGAGACTTACAGGAAAGTTATGAACTGGAAAGAAACATTGGTATTTCCTCCAGAGGTGCCCATTTCAGAGAAATCAAAGGATTTAATTCTAAG GTTTTGTATTGACTCAGAAAATAGAATTGGTAGTAATGGAGTAGAGGAAATAAAAAGTCATCCGTTTTTTGAAGGAGTGGACTGGGGACATATCag GGAAAGACCAGCTGCAATCCCTATAGAAATCAAAAGTATTGATGATACTTCCAACTTCGATGAATTTCCTGAATCTGATATTTTACAACCAG TGCCAAACACAACGGAACCTGACTACAAATCCAAAGACTGGGTTTTCCTCAATTATACCTACAAGAGGTTCGAAGGGCTCACGCAGCGTGGCTCAATCCCTTCCTACATGAAAGCTGGGAAGTtgtga